A genomic window from Erythrobacter sp. BLCC-B19 includes:
- the smpB gene encoding SsrA-binding protein SmpB codes for MARPKPITFDKTKIVAENRRARFDYYVEDVFEAGLALQGTEVKALRAGEASIAESYAEVKDGQVWLVNANIPEYSHGNRLNHEPRRPRKLLLHEREIDKLFGAVERKGMTLVPLSIYFNRTGRAKVELALAKGKQTHDKRASIKERDWKRDKARVMRERG; via the coding sequence ATGGCCCGTCCCAAACCCATCACCTTCGACAAGACCAAGATCGTCGCCGAGAACCGCCGCGCGCGGTTCGATTACTATGTCGAAGACGTCTTCGAGGCCGGCCTTGCCTTGCAGGGCACCGAGGTCAAGGCGCTCAGGGCGGGCGAGGCGAGCATTGCCGAAAGCTATGCCGAGGTGAAGGACGGGCAGGTGTGGCTGGTGAACGCCAACATCCCCGAATACAGCCACGGCAACCGCCTCAACCACGAACCGCGCCGCCCGCGCAAGCTGCTGCTGCACGAACGCGAGATCGACAAGCTGTTCGGGGCGGTCGAGCGCAAGGGCATGACGCTGGTGCCGCTGTCGATCTATTTCAACCGCACCGGCCGGGCGAAGGTCGAACTCGCGCTCGCCAAGGGCAAGCAGACCCACGACAAGCGCGCCAGCATCAAGGAACGCGACTGGAAACGCGACAAGGCGAGAGTCATGCGCGAGCGGGGGTGA